A single Cottoperca gobio chromosome 3, fCotGob3.1, whole genome shotgun sequence DNA region contains:
- the mns1 gene encoding meiosis-specific nuclear structural protein 1, which translates to MSRHWTISQHERSSAQREDQEQHRQQEAGRLDRARQVQAALQHEDSFERKRYLRQEQEELKERQMETALLKAEEETIYRKKQQEQEERMAKELARINNETQREEKMRQHIIENSMELRELKSKLKAAYVNKERAAQIAEQEAMRFETMREDADLARKMKSEHERAGVEKQKLEKKRQEELVQHQRELVQQLVEKERRRQGAYEEFLKEKLLVDEIVRKIYEEDQMERQLKLEKIRATQQHIEEFKKQQAEWRRMEQGKMEAENKRIMEFASHQEDREESKMAKIREREEAKEHLHKIVSEKIEEDRQQREEMERVREELHLEEQEEAIRQRDIEEMEKKIRQRLKMWQTCQQQMAFKEMRRQAEKEEEDAFRKMMMAKFAEDDRLEQMNAQKRRMMQLEHKREVEKLMEDRRRQHEADMELEAKEMAIEQERQAPRRQIVEEERQRLLKHHATKLLGYLPKGLLREDDLEHFDEDFRKNLSV; encoded by the exons ATG AGTCGTCACTGGACGATCAGCCAACATGAGCGGTCCAGTGCTCAAAGGGAGGACCAGGAGCAGCACCGGCAGCAGGAGGCCGGGCGGTTGGACAGAGCGCGGCAGGTGCAGGCCGCTCTGCAGCACGAGGACAGCTTTGAGAGGAAGAGATACCTGAgacaggagcaggaggagctcaAGGAGAGGCAGATGGAGACTGCTCTGCTCAAG gcagaggaggagacaatATACAGAAAAAAGCAACAGGAACAAGAGGAGAGAATGGCTAAAGAGCTGGCCCGCATcaacaatgagacacaaagagaagagaaaatgagGCAGCATATTATAGAGAACAG CATGGAGCTTCGAGAGCTGAAGTCAAAGCTGAAGGCTGCGTATGTGAATAAGGAAAGAGCTGCACAGATTGCTGAGCAAGAAGCTATGAGGTTTGAGACAATG CGTGAGGATGCAGACTTAGCCCGCAAGATGAAGAGCGAACATGAGCGAGCAGGCGTTGAAAAGCAGAAGCTGGAGAAGAAACGCCAAGAGGAGCTGGTGCAGCATCAGAGAGAGCTGGTGCAGCAGCTCGTGGAGAAGGAGCGCAGGAGACAAGGAGCATACGAGGAGTTCCTCAAAGAGAAGCTCCTGGTTGATGAGATTGTCAGGAAGATTTACGAGGAGGATCAGAT GGAGAGACAGCTGAAACTGGAGAAGATCAGAGCCACTCAGCAGCACATTGAAGAATTCAAGAAGCAGCAGGCCGAGTGGAGACGCATGGAGCAAGGCAAGATGGAGGCTGAGAACAAACGCATCATGGAGTTCGCGAGCCAtcaggaggacagggaggagagtAAAATGGCtaagatcagagagagagaagaagcaaaGGAGCATCTTCATAAAATA GTGTCTGAGAAGATAGAAGAGGACAGGCAGCAGCGTGAAGAGATGGAGCGAGTCCGTGAGGAACTTCATttagaagaacaagaagaagctatcagacagagagacatt gaagagatggagaagaaaatCAGACAGCGGCTGAAGATGTGGCAGACCTGCCAGCAGCAGATGGCTTTCAAAGAGATGCGGAGGCaggcagagaaagaggaagaggatgccTTCAGGAAAATGATGATGGCTAAGTTTGCAGAGGACGATCGGTTGGAGCAGATGAATGCCCAGAAACGACGCATGATGCAACTTGAGCACAAACGCGAGGTGGAGAAACTGATGGAGGACAGAAGACGGCAGCATGAGGCTGACATG GAACTGGAGGCTAAAGAAATGGCGATTGAGCAGGAGAGGCAGGCGCCTCGTCGACAGATTGTTGAAGAAGAGAGGCAGCGACTTCTTAAACATCACGCAACAAAACTCCTTGGATATCTACCAAAG GGTTTGCTTCGTGAAGATGACCTGGAGCACTTTGATGAAGACTTCAGAAAGAACTtaagtgtgtaa
- the tex9 gene encoding testis-expressed protein 9: MAERSFDKKLRPSQPGVFQPKKRQSSSSKAERTKKVEIGPQIKSASGPTKKHTDDLFAKEEQYKLINAELEAKTADLVRQTEQLMREQREVLSKPLSTLLLTDLEDEEESRIKPQQSTAQEPRVKVVTTKRATSTSHNNKQGKEPHWKTATSNVSHVEDLAAGEDSADFFLAKTIRSMEEKMNVTMTHENIVDDVDTTGDNAGSGVSDAQIRVLKAKLRIMQEELDQLSCEYYKKDDENAKLSAKMKELEEDRARLQKTTNIQQTQIEKHRALAEESDKKSDGVQLQVSALHKEVENLNRNHKQAAAAHSTVEVRLNRALEEVERLKTQLNKMKQMNKDKISEEHQSKENLLAENKMLKKQKAELIVGFKKQLKLIDILKRQKMHFEAAKLLSFTEDEFMKALDWGKS; this comes from the exons ATGGCTGAAAGAAGTTTTGATAAAAAGCTCCGTCCGTCTCAGCCCGGCGTCTTTCAG CCAAAAAAACGGCAGTCCAGTAGCAGTAAGGCTGAGAGAACAAAGAAGGTTGAAATAGGACCGCAAATAAAATCTGCCTCTGGTCCAACAAAGAAGCACACAGACGACCTTTTTGCTAAGGAAGAACAATACAA ACTTATAAATGCAGAGCTGGAAGCCAAAACAGCAGATCTagtaagacagacagaacaACTTATG AGAGAACAGAGGGAAGTTCTGTCAAAACCCTTATCCACGCTCCTGCTCACAGACcttgaggatgaagaggagtcAAG GATAAAGCCTCAACAATCCACTGCACAGGAGCCCAGAGTGAAG GTGGTGACCACAAAAAGAGCCACATCAAcgtcacacaacaacaaacaaggaAAAGAGCCTCACTGGAAAACAGC AACCTCAAATGTGTCTCATGTGGAGGATttagcagctggagaagacTCTGCAGATTTCTTCCTGGCAAAGACAATACGTAGCATGGAGGAGAAGATGAACGTCACCATGACTCATGAAAATATTGTGGATGATGTTGATACTACTGGAGACAATGCAGGATCAG GCGTTTCAGATGCTCAAATACGAGTTCTGAAGGCAAAACTACGGATCATGCAAGAGGAACTGGATCAACTCTCATGTGAATATTATAAGAAg GATGATGAAAACGCCAAACTTAGTGCAAAAATGAAGGAGCTTGAGGAGGATCGAGCCAGactgcagaaaacaacaaacatccagcagacacagattGAGAAGCACAGAGCTTTAGCAGAGGAGTCTGACAAGAAAAGTGACGGTGTTCAACTGCAAGTGTCTGCTTTACACAAG GAAGTAGAAAATCTGAATAGGAACCACAAACAAGCAGCGGCCGCTCACAGCACCGTGGAGGTGCGTCTGAACAGAGCcttggaggaggtggagaggttGAAGACTCAactcaacaaaatgaaacagatGAACAAG gacAAGATAAGCGAGGAACATCAGAGTAAAGAAAATCTACTtgctgaaaacaaaatgctaaaaaaacagaaagcagaacTCATCGTGGGTTTCAAGAAACAGCTCAAGTTGATTGACATTCTCAAAAGACAAAAG atGCATTTTGAAGCTGCCAAGCTGCTGTCGTTCACAGAAGACGAGTTCATGAAAGCTCTAGACTGGGGGAAGTCATAA
- the LOC115026843 gene encoding DNA-binding protein RFX7-like isoform X1, with protein MLSNPNTPAHASRPAQSSPDPRPTVMAEEDPQQQPDRRARSLPGLLTGLQGAEASALQLRIKNSICKSVQSKVENILQDVEKFSDIEKLYLYLKLPSGPSASIEKSDQSALSSSRTQQMHAFNWIRHHLEEYPETSLPKQEVYDEYKSFCDNLNYHPLSAADFGKMMKNVFPNMKARRLGMRGKSKYCYSGLRKRPFVHMPSLPTLDLHKTGDGLQCDVLDSPGQLSSIKEDVRFAACDLVCEWAQKVLKRQFDAVEDLARFLLDSHYISNKSLAALTIMTGTATEVKPLLTVSAFIPTAEAQSFQPHVTTLSSPSVDAKQQLQRKIQRKQQEQKLHSPLPGEVQTKRADDSVPCASPTPLSPQPTIGIMVATVPSPITVQRGRQLMSPSPLGTVESKMLPINFQMVTQPVQAVKQSPKTPQNILASLGGERTARQRYAQILPKPAATTAITLRSPSTMIISNSPVKTMMTTCHVSPVSLVNLTAISLATSNTTTSLTNATLRPASAGFSSSAVAEDISFNRSMRSTSAFPILAPVARPGQTTNSHSIDVEMEVEAIHKNSQMQNPGSLIFTQEAIANRAGGALQRAASVPIPQSKGFIGLENTSISNCHGKSFLSTNTEAAVQCSNNGANNTSILRLTPFTQNTSAVSLLNTSTPTSFEERSGVTATKGGFLSTKSLRKRSGLSPDLSPIKRVFVPQQPELEGVAGFGYGIRNTVGNILRPGAPTRPESAPATREVEMKMNSAQVHSLCPSSFRASGFYSVAKSQSSMQRNNTSTVMETSTSASHALMQQQQGHTMATMRGIPNNPSFQTHSGVSDVRSSATGSLEGAQQHTYTQSNPATEPLDFLNQASLSNQHPMQTDMDYFPFDDDVTQDSIVEELVQMEEQMKLNNMQEFGGCVPLQGQQAAMPDHLMSTNQTMTAFYHAANSHSNPMQTPTPTPTPTPTPTSEMMGGGQRLTGESPFSRITSTTPVDSALGSSRHTPIGTPHSNCSSNVPPSPVECRNPFAFTPINSSITGFHDGSTVSSSPVKPMQRPMATHPDKTRLEWMNNSYNSSSGSINKSNSGMGILPGYQGLIGDHFQKPHAFAVPHARHHDSHFGRLTPISPVQQQVVNMAKQEGFAVPAPLDKATNSPATTFRCRSVSPAVNQRNLSGNTGNLPHIPRSVVSPFNSPVTPEMLNIFANSQTNLGVSSMAQRSHSVPLNVMMQTEVLPTSGQQCNSKNITNVLLSKLEGDHDDAVRGLGINNLTSSYTARMNLTQILESDPNLSCSDNHLSLMTSDSTSTCKLQRPNYLIENAINEQMILLAGDSRVQSASGEQHRQQAQSIFSSQLHQEELQQQLDFSSTVKDLLTDNSLTAGGQLMDQVSELTTGAADFPCEIRMTSELSSSIHDLNALDTELLFDPNQQQGQYQNSAEEELVNDALFQQITSETAHSTALDWLESKDHSTVGLMG; from the exons ATGTTGTCTAACCCGAATACACCCGCCCACGCCTCCCGTCCAGCCCAGTCTAGTCCAGACCCGAGGCCCACCGTAATGGCCGAGGAGGACCCCCAGCAGCAGCCGGACCGCAGGGCGAGGAGCCTGCCCGGCCTGCTCACCGGGCTGCAGGGCGCTGAGGCCAGTGCTCTGCAGCTCAGGATCAAGAACTCCATCTG CAAATCGGTTCAATCAAAAGTGGAAAACATCCTG CAAGATGTGGAGAAGTTCTCAGACATTGAAAAACTCTACCTCTACCTTAAGTTGCCTTCTGGTCCGAGCGCTAGCATTGAGAAAAG TGACCAGAGCGCCCTGTCATCGAGCCGCACTCAGCAGATGCATGCGTTCAACTGGATCCGCCATCATTTAGAGGAATACCCAGAGACGTCTCTTCCCAAACAGGAGGTCTATGATGAATACAA GAGCTTCTGTGACAACCTGAACTACCACCCACTGAGTGCTGCAGACTTTGgaaaaatgatgaaaaatgtCTTCCCGAACATGAAGGCCCGTCGACTTGGCATGAGAGGAAAATCAAA ATATTGCTATAGTGGACTGAGGAAGAGGCCCTTTGTTCACATGCCATCTTTACCCACTCTGGATCTCCATAAAACAGGGGATGGG CTCCAATGTGATGTCCTCGACTCACCGGGCCAGCTGAGCAGCATTAAGGAGGACGTGCGATTTGCAGCCTGTGATCTGGTGTGTGAGTGGGCCCAAAAGGTGCTGAAACGCCAGTTTGATGCCGTGGAAGACTTGGCTCGCTTCCTACTCGACAGCCATTACATCAGCAACAAGTCTCTGGCAGCGCTCACCATTATGACCGGCACAGCAACAG AGGTGAAGCCTCTACTGACGGTCTCAGCGTTCATCCCCACGGCTGAGGCTCAATCCTTCCAGCCTCATGTGACGACCCTGTCCTCACCTTCTGTCGATGCAaagcagcagctccagaggaAGATCCAGAGGAAACAACAAGAACAGAAGCTGCACTCTCCTTTACCTGGAGAGGTACAAACCAAGAGAGCAGATGACAGTGTGCCTTGTGCCAGCCCCACCCCTCTGTCACCCCAGCCAACCATAGGCATCATGGTCGCTACTGTGCCGAGCCCCATCACG GTACAGAGAGGCAGGCAGCTGATGTCCCCCAGTCCATTGGGAACAGTAGAGAGCAAAATGCTGCCTATTAACTTCCAAATGGTGACCCAGCCAGTTCAGGCAGTGAAACAGAGCCCCAAAACCCCCCAAAATATTCTAGCCAGTCTCGGGGGAGAACGCACTGCTCGCCAGCGCTATGCACAAATCCTGCCCAAACCTGCGGCCACAACTGCTATCACTCTGCGCTCGCCCTCCACCATGATCATCAGCAACAGCCCCGTTAAGACCATGATGACGACATGTCATGTCAGCCCAGTCAGTTTGGTCAACTTGACAGCCATATCGCTTGCAACCAGCAATACCACCACCTCCCTCACGAACGCCACTCTGCGGCCGGCATCTGCAGGCTTTAGTAGTTCTGCAGTTGCAGAAGACATCAGCTTCAATCGAAGCATGAGGAGCACCTCTGCTTTCCCCATTCTGGCCCCGGTGGCCAGACCCGGGCAGACTACTAACTCTCATAGCATCGATGTTGAAATGGAAGTTGAAGCTATACATAAAAACAGCCAAATGCAAAATCCTGGCTCTCTAATTTTCACTCAAGAAGCAATTGCAAATAGAGCTGGAGGGGCTTTACAGAGGGCTGCCAGTGTGCCCATACCTCAGTCTAAAGGCTTCATAGGTCTGGAGAACACATCTATCTCTAACTGCCACGGAAAGTCCTTCTTGAGCACTAACACTGAGGCGGCAGTCCAATGCAGCAATAATGGCGCTAATAATACAAGCATTTTGCGCTTAACTCCCTTCACTCAGAATACCAGCGCTGTTTCTTTACTGAACACCAGCACACCAACTTCTTTTGAGGAAAGGAGCGGTGTAACAGCAACAAAGGGAGGTTTCCTGTCTACTAAGAGCCTCAGGAAACGTTCAGGCCTCAGTCCAGATCTTTCTCCAATCAAAAGGGTTTTTGTGCCCCAGCAGCCAGAACTAGAGGGCGTTGCTGGTTTTGGATATGGGATTAGAAACACGGTCGGTAACATCCTCAGGCCAGGAGCTCCAACTAGACCTGAAAGTGCCCCAGCTACCAGGGAGGTAGAGATGAAAATGAACTCCGCTCAAGTCCACTCACTCTGCCCTTCATCTTTCAGAGCCAGTGGATTCTACTCTGTTGCCAAATCCCAGAGCTCAATGCAGAGGAATAACACTTCCACTGTTATGGAAACCAGCACCTCAGCCAGTCATGCATTAATGCAGCAACAGCAGGGGCACACAATGGCTACTATGCGCGGCATACCTAATAACCCCAGCTTCCAAACACATTCAGGTGTGAGTGATGTAAGGAGTTCAGCCACAGGGAGCCTAGAAGGAGCTCAACAACATACCTACACTCAGTCTAACCCTGCTACTGAACCCTTGGACTTTTTGAATCAAGCTTCGTTGTCAAACCAGCACCCTATGCAGACGGATATGGACTACTTTCCCTTTGATGATGATGTGACTCAGGACAGCATTGTGGAGGAGCTGGTGCAGATGGAGGAGCAGATGAAACTTAACAACATGCAGGAGTTTGGAGGCTGTGTCCCACTGCAAGGCCAACAGGCTGCGATGCCGGACCACCTGATGTCCACCAATCAGACCATGACTGCTTTCTATCATGCTGCGAACAGCCACAGCAACCCAATGCAAACTCCAACACCAACACCGACACCCACTCCCACACCGACGTCTGAAATGATGGGAGGAGGCCAACGCCTCACCGGAGAGAGCCCCTTCTCCCGCATCACCTCCACAACCCCGGTGGACAGCGCTCTGGGAAGCAGTCGTCACACCCCAATTGGTACTCCACACTCTAACTGCAGCAGCAACGTGCCTCCCAGCCCCGTGGAGTGCAGGAACCCGTTTGCATTTACACCCATCAACTCCAGCATCACTGGTTTCCATGACGGCAGCACCGTCTCCAGCAGCCCGGTCAAGCCCATGCAGAGACCGATGGCCACCCACCCAGACAAGACCAGGCTAGAGTGGATGAATAACAGTTACAACAGCAGCAGTGGGAGCATAAACAAGTCAAACAGTGGAATGGGAATCCTCCCCGGCTATCAAGGCTTGATAGGTGACCATTTTCAAAAGCCTCACGCCTTCGCCGTCCCTCATGCGCGGCACCACGACAGCCATTTTGGCCGCCTGACTCCCATCTCGCCCGTGCAGCAGCAGGTAGTTAACATGGCCAAGCAAGAGGGCTTTGCTGTGCCTGCCCCTCTGGACAAAGCCACCAACTCACCCGCTACAACTTTTCGATGTCGCAGCGTAAGCCCCGCTGTGAATCAGAGGAACTTGAGTGGAAACACAGGAAACCTTCCTCATATCCCTCGTTCAGTAGTGTCTCCCTTTAACTCTCCTGTGACGCCTGAGATGTTAAACATCTTTGCAAACAGCCAGACAAATCTTGGGGTGAGCAGCATGGCTCAGAGGAGCCATTCTGTCCCGCTCAACGTCATGATGCAAACTGAGGTCCTGCCCACGTCGGGCCAACAATGCAACAGCAAAAACATCACCAATGTCCTTTTGAGCAAGCTGGAAGGGGACCATGACGACGCTGTTCGGGGTCTGGGCATCAATAATTTAACCTCCAGCTACACTGCACGCATGAACCTCACCCAGATCCTCGAGTCCGACCCCAACCTCTCCTGCAGTGACAACCACCTCAGCCTGATGACCTCTGACTCCACCAGCACATGCAAGCTGCAGAGGCCAAATTACCTCATTGAAAATGCTATTAATGAACAAATGATTCTCTTAGCAGGGGACAGCCGAGTACAATCAGCTTCTGGAGAGCAGCATCGACAACAGGCGCAGTCTATCTTTAGCTCACAGCTGCATCAAGAAGAACTACAGCAGCAGTTGGATTTCAGCAGCACTGTGAAGGACCTCCTGACAGACAACAGCCTTACTGCTGGCGGTCAGCTCATGGACCAGGTGTCAGAGCTAACTACAGGCGCGGCAGATTTCCCCTGTGAAATCAGAATGACATCGGAGCTCTCCAGTAGCATCCACGACCTCAACGCGTTGGACACAGAGCTTCTGTTTGACCCCAACCAGCAGCAAGGGCAATATCAAAATTCTGCGGAGGAGGAGCTGGTGAATGATGCTCTGTTTCAGCAAATTACCAGCGAGACGGCGCATTCAACTGCACTTGACTGGCTCGAAAGCAAAGATCACTCAACTGTTGGGTTGATGGGttaa
- the LOC115026843 gene encoding DNA-binding protein RFX7-like isoform X2, translating to MMNTSRSFCDNLNYHPLSAADFGKMMKNVFPNMKARRLGMRGKSKYCYSGLRKRPFVHMPSLPTLDLHKTGDGLQCDVLDSPGQLSSIKEDVRFAACDLVCEWAQKVLKRQFDAVEDLARFLLDSHYISNKSLAALTIMTGTATEVKPLLTVSAFIPTAEAQSFQPHVTTLSSPSVDAKQQLQRKIQRKQQEQKLHSPLPGEVQTKRADDSVPCASPTPLSPQPTIGIMVATVPSPITVQRGRQLMSPSPLGTVESKMLPINFQMVTQPVQAVKQSPKTPQNILASLGGERTARQRYAQILPKPAATTAITLRSPSTMIISNSPVKTMMTTCHVSPVSLVNLTAISLATSNTTTSLTNATLRPASAGFSSSAVAEDISFNRSMRSTSAFPILAPVARPGQTTNSHSIDVEMEVEAIHKNSQMQNPGSLIFTQEAIANRAGGALQRAASVPIPQSKGFIGLENTSISNCHGKSFLSTNTEAAVQCSNNGANNTSILRLTPFTQNTSAVSLLNTSTPTSFEERSGVTATKGGFLSTKSLRKRSGLSPDLSPIKRVFVPQQPELEGVAGFGYGIRNTVGNILRPGAPTRPESAPATREVEMKMNSAQVHSLCPSSFRASGFYSVAKSQSSMQRNNTSTVMETSTSASHALMQQQQGHTMATMRGIPNNPSFQTHSGVSDVRSSATGSLEGAQQHTYTQSNPATEPLDFLNQASLSNQHPMQTDMDYFPFDDDVTQDSIVEELVQMEEQMKLNNMQEFGGCVPLQGQQAAMPDHLMSTNQTMTAFYHAANSHSNPMQTPTPTPTPTPTPTSEMMGGGQRLTGESPFSRITSTTPVDSALGSSRHTPIGTPHSNCSSNVPPSPVECRNPFAFTPINSSITGFHDGSTVSSSPVKPMQRPMATHPDKTRLEWMNNSYNSSSGSINKSNSGMGILPGYQGLIGDHFQKPHAFAVPHARHHDSHFGRLTPISPVQQQVVNMAKQEGFAVPAPLDKATNSPATTFRCRSVSPAVNQRNLSGNTGNLPHIPRSVVSPFNSPVTPEMLNIFANSQTNLGVSSMAQRSHSVPLNVMMQTEVLPTSGQQCNSKNITNVLLSKLEGDHDDAVRGLGINNLTSSYTARMNLTQILESDPNLSCSDNHLSLMTSDSTSTCKLQRPNYLIENAINEQMILLAGDSRVQSASGEQHRQQAQSIFSSQLHQEELQQQLDFSSTVKDLLTDNSLTAGGQLMDQVSELTTGAADFPCEIRMTSELSSSIHDLNALDTELLFDPNQQQGQYQNSAEEELVNDALFQQITSETAHSTALDWLESKDHSTVGLMG from the exons ATGATGAATACAAGTAG GAGCTTCTGTGACAACCTGAACTACCACCCACTGAGTGCTGCAGACTTTGgaaaaatgatgaaaaatgtCTTCCCGAACATGAAGGCCCGTCGACTTGGCATGAGAGGAAAATCAAA ATATTGCTATAGTGGACTGAGGAAGAGGCCCTTTGTTCACATGCCATCTTTACCCACTCTGGATCTCCATAAAACAGGGGATGGG CTCCAATGTGATGTCCTCGACTCACCGGGCCAGCTGAGCAGCATTAAGGAGGACGTGCGATTTGCAGCCTGTGATCTGGTGTGTGAGTGGGCCCAAAAGGTGCTGAAACGCCAGTTTGATGCCGTGGAAGACTTGGCTCGCTTCCTACTCGACAGCCATTACATCAGCAACAAGTCTCTGGCAGCGCTCACCATTATGACCGGCACAGCAACAG AGGTGAAGCCTCTACTGACGGTCTCAGCGTTCATCCCCACGGCTGAGGCTCAATCCTTCCAGCCTCATGTGACGACCCTGTCCTCACCTTCTGTCGATGCAaagcagcagctccagaggaAGATCCAGAGGAAACAACAAGAACAGAAGCTGCACTCTCCTTTACCTGGAGAGGTACAAACCAAGAGAGCAGATGACAGTGTGCCTTGTGCCAGCCCCACCCCTCTGTCACCCCAGCCAACCATAGGCATCATGGTCGCTACTGTGCCGAGCCCCATCACG GTACAGAGAGGCAGGCAGCTGATGTCCCCCAGTCCATTGGGAACAGTAGAGAGCAAAATGCTGCCTATTAACTTCCAAATGGTGACCCAGCCAGTTCAGGCAGTGAAACAGAGCCCCAAAACCCCCCAAAATATTCTAGCCAGTCTCGGGGGAGAACGCACTGCTCGCCAGCGCTATGCACAAATCCTGCCCAAACCTGCGGCCACAACTGCTATCACTCTGCGCTCGCCCTCCACCATGATCATCAGCAACAGCCCCGTTAAGACCATGATGACGACATGTCATGTCAGCCCAGTCAGTTTGGTCAACTTGACAGCCATATCGCTTGCAACCAGCAATACCACCACCTCCCTCACGAACGCCACTCTGCGGCCGGCATCTGCAGGCTTTAGTAGTTCTGCAGTTGCAGAAGACATCAGCTTCAATCGAAGCATGAGGAGCACCTCTGCTTTCCCCATTCTGGCCCCGGTGGCCAGACCCGGGCAGACTACTAACTCTCATAGCATCGATGTTGAAATGGAAGTTGAAGCTATACATAAAAACAGCCAAATGCAAAATCCTGGCTCTCTAATTTTCACTCAAGAAGCAATTGCAAATAGAGCTGGAGGGGCTTTACAGAGGGCTGCCAGTGTGCCCATACCTCAGTCTAAAGGCTTCATAGGTCTGGAGAACACATCTATCTCTAACTGCCACGGAAAGTCCTTCTTGAGCACTAACACTGAGGCGGCAGTCCAATGCAGCAATAATGGCGCTAATAATACAAGCATTTTGCGCTTAACTCCCTTCACTCAGAATACCAGCGCTGTTTCTTTACTGAACACCAGCACACCAACTTCTTTTGAGGAAAGGAGCGGTGTAACAGCAACAAAGGGAGGTTTCCTGTCTACTAAGAGCCTCAGGAAACGTTCAGGCCTCAGTCCAGATCTTTCTCCAATCAAAAGGGTTTTTGTGCCCCAGCAGCCAGAACTAGAGGGCGTTGCTGGTTTTGGATATGGGATTAGAAACACGGTCGGTAACATCCTCAGGCCAGGAGCTCCAACTAGACCTGAAAGTGCCCCAGCTACCAGGGAGGTAGAGATGAAAATGAACTCCGCTCAAGTCCACTCACTCTGCCCTTCATCTTTCAGAGCCAGTGGATTCTACTCTGTTGCCAAATCCCAGAGCTCAATGCAGAGGAATAACACTTCCACTGTTATGGAAACCAGCACCTCAGCCAGTCATGCATTAATGCAGCAACAGCAGGGGCACACAATGGCTACTATGCGCGGCATACCTAATAACCCCAGCTTCCAAACACATTCAGGTGTGAGTGATGTAAGGAGTTCAGCCACAGGGAGCCTAGAAGGAGCTCAACAACATACCTACACTCAGTCTAACCCTGCTACTGAACCCTTGGACTTTTTGAATCAAGCTTCGTTGTCAAACCAGCACCCTATGCAGACGGATATGGACTACTTTCCCTTTGATGATGATGTGACTCAGGACAGCATTGTGGAGGAGCTGGTGCAGATGGAGGAGCAGATGAAACTTAACAACATGCAGGAGTTTGGAGGCTGTGTCCCACTGCAAGGCCAACAGGCTGCGATGCCGGACCACCTGATGTCCACCAATCAGACCATGACTGCTTTCTATCATGCTGCGAACAGCCACAGCAACCCAATGCAAACTCCAACACCAACACCGACACCCACTCCCACACCGACGTCTGAAATGATGGGAGGAGGCCAACGCCTCACCGGAGAGAGCCCCTTCTCCCGCATCACCTCCACAACCCCGGTGGACAGCGCTCTGGGAAGCAGTCGTCACACCCCAATTGGTACTCCACACTCTAACTGCAGCAGCAACGTGCCTCCCAGCCCCGTGGAGTGCAGGAACCCGTTTGCATTTACACCCATCAACTCCAGCATCACTGGTTTCCATGACGGCAGCACCGTCTCCAGCAGCCCGGTCAAGCCCATGCAGAGACCGATGGCCACCCACCCAGACAAGACCAGGCTAGAGTGGATGAATAACAGTTACAACAGCAGCAGTGGGAGCATAAACAAGTCAAACAGTGGAATGGGAATCCTCCCCGGCTATCAAGGCTTGATAGGTGACCATTTTCAAAAGCCTCACGCCTTCGCCGTCCCTCATGCGCGGCACCACGACAGCCATTTTGGCCGCCTGACTCCCATCTCGCCCGTGCAGCAGCAGGTAGTTAACATGGCCAAGCAAGAGGGCTTTGCTGTGCCTGCCCCTCTGGACAAAGCCACCAACTCACCCGCTACAACTTTTCGATGTCGCAGCGTAAGCCCCGCTGTGAATCAGAGGAACTTGAGTGGAAACACAGGAAACCTTCCTCATATCCCTCGTTCAGTAGTGTCTCCCTTTAACTCTCCTGTGACGCCTGAGATGTTAAACATCTTTGCAAACAGCCAGACAAATCTTGGGGTGAGCAGCATGGCTCAGAGGAGCCATTCTGTCCCGCTCAACGTCATGATGCAAACTGAGGTCCTGCCCACGTCGGGCCAACAATGCAACAGCAAAAACATCACCAATGTCCTTTTGAGCAAGCTGGAAGGGGACCATGACGACGCTGTTCGGGGTCTGGGCATCAATAATTTAACCTCCAGCTACACTGCACGCATGAACCTCACCCAGATCCTCGAGTCCGACCCCAACCTCTCCTGCAGTGACAACCACCTCAGCCTGATGACCTCTGACTCCACCAGCACATGCAAGCTGCAGAGGCCAAATTACCTCATTGAAAATGCTATTAATGAACAAATGATTCTCTTAGCAGGGGACAGCCGAGTACAATCAGCTTCTGGAGAGCAGCATCGACAACAGGCGCAGTCTATCTTTAGCTCACAGCTGCATCAAGAAGAACTACAGCAGCAGTTGGATTTCAGCAGCACTGTGAAGGACCTCCTGACAGACAACAGCCTTACTGCTGGCGGTCAGCTCATGGACCAGGTGTCAGAGCTAACTACAGGCGCGGCAGATTTCCCCTGTGAAATCAGAATGACATCGGAGCTCTCCAGTAGCATCCACGACCTCAACGCGTTGGACACAGAGCTTCTGTTTGACCCCAACCAGCAGCAAGGGCAATATCAAAATTCTGCGGAGGAGGAGCTGGTGAATGATGCTCTGTTTCAGCAAATTACCAGCGAGACGGCGCATTCAACTGCACTTGACTGGCTCGAAAGCAAAGATCACTCAACTGTTGGGTTGATGGGttaa